A genome region from Nicotiana tabacum cultivar K326 chromosome 13, ASM71507v2, whole genome shotgun sequence includes the following:
- the LOC142167911 gene encoding uncharacterized protein LOC142167911 codes for MFPNVRLPLGFTQGLAGQKSIPKFEKYDGHVDPIAHLKRYCNQLRGVGRNDELLMAYFWESLTGVASEWFMDQETSHWHVWDDMAQAFVKQFQYNIDIAPDRNSLSNLKKKPTESFREYAVKLREQAARIKPPMDDHELIIVFLQAQEPDYFQNMMSAVGKPFLEAIKIGKMVENGLKTGKIISQAVLKAATQAVQIESDNFSNTNEKDEETMMTIRSRRGPRRTSRMYEQLHQVSDDSPEHYYPPQNPQYSIAPRQYVVQPPRHPRRRAPAPQNFHQLPQNFQVPYNPHPSQGYKGEQRLKDNFTPIGESYASMFQKLKHYDMIAPIPPNHVDPRARSFDHSKRCEYHSNAHGHNVESCRDLKREIVRIIQEKLIVIQDNDTRILRRILYMHMMMHTL; via the coding sequence atgttccccaatgttcgtttgccacttggtttcacgcaagggttggcaggtcagaagagtatcccaaaatttgaaaagtatgatggacacgtcGACCCCATAGCTcacttgaaaaggtattgcaatcagctaAGAGGTGTTGGAAGAAATGATGAATTACTAATGGCTTATTTTTGGGAAAGCCTGACAggggtagcctctgaatggtttatggatcaagaaacctctcactggcatgtctgggatgacatggcccaggcctttgtcaaacagttccaatacaacatcgatatcgctccagaccgcaattccctttcaaacctgaaaaagaaaccaactgaaagtttcagggaatatgccgtTAAATTgagagagcaagcggctagaattaagccacccatggatgaccacgagttaatcattgtcttccttcaggctcaagagccagattattttcaaaacatgatgtccgcagtgggcAAACCCTTCttggaagcaatcaaaattgggaaaatggttgagaatggccttaagacaggcaaaattataagtcaagcagttctcaaagctgcaactcaggctgtccagattgaatctgataattttagtaacacgaatgagaaggatgaagaaaccatgatgacaataaggtcgagaagaggtcctaggagaacatctcgaatgTATGAGCAGCTTCATCAGGTTTCCGATGATTCCCctgagcactactatccacctcagaacccacaatactctattgctccacgtcagtatgttgtccagccaccaagacaccccagaaggcgagcaccagcACCACAAAATTTCCACCAgcttccacaaaattttcaagtgccctataacccacatccaagccaggggtataaaggggaacaaaggttgaaagataattttacaccaataggagagtcctatgcaagtaTGTTtcagaaattaaagcattatgacatgattgcacctattcctccaaatcatgtggacccacgtgcaagaagctttgatcattctaaaaggtgtgaataccattccaatgcccatgggcacaatgttgaaagttgtcgggatttgaaaagagaaatagtaaGGATTATCCAGGAaaaactgattgtgatccaagataatGACACCAGAATATTACGCAGAATCCTTTacatgcacatgatgatgcacactttgtag
- the LOC142167912 gene encoding uncharacterized protein LOC142167912 has product MFPNVRLPLGFTQGLAGQKSIPKFEKYDGHVDPIAHLKRYCNQLRGVGRNDELLMAYFWESLTGVASEWFMDQETSHWHVWDDMAQAFVKQFQYNIDIAPDRNSLSNLKKKPTESFREYAVKLREQAARIKPPMDDHELIIVFLRAQEPDYFQNMMSAVGKPFLEAIKIGKMVENGLKTGKIISQAVLKAATQAVQIESDNFSNTNEKDEETMMTIRSRRGPRRTSRMYEQLHQVSDDSPEHYYPPQNPQYSIAPRQYVVQPPRHPRRRAPAPQNFHQLPQNFQVPYNPHPSQGYKGEQRLKDNFTPIGESYASMFQKLKHYDMIAPIPPNHVDPRARSFDHSKRCEYHSNAHGHNVESCRDLKREIVRIIQEKQIVIQDNDTRILRRILYMHMMMHTL; this is encoded by the coding sequence atgttccccaatgttcgtttgccacttggtttcacgcaagggttggcaggtcagaagagtatcccaaaatttgaaaagtatgatggacacgtcGACCCCATAGCTcacttgaaaaggtattgcaatcagctaAGAGGTGTTGGAAGAAATGATGAATTACTAATGGCTTATTTTTGGGAAAGCCTGACAggggtagcctctgaatggtttatggatcaagaaacctctcactggcatgtctgggatgacatggcccaggcctttgtcaaacagttccaatacaacatcgatatcgctccagaccgcaattccctttcaaacctgaaaaagaaaccaactgaaagtttcagggaatatgccgtTAAATTgagagagcaagcggctagaattaagccacccatggatgaccacgagttaatcattgtcttccttcgggctcaagagccagattattttcaaaacatgatgtccgcagtgggcAAACCCTTCttggaagcaatcaaaattgggaaaatggttgagaatggccttaagacaggcaaaattataagtcaagcagttctcaaagctgcaactcaggctgtccagattgaatctgataattttagtaacacgaatgagaaggatgaagaaaccatgatgacaataaggtcgagaagaggtcctaggagaacatctcgaatgTATGAGCAGCTTCATCAGGTTTCCGATGATTCCCctgagcactactatccacctcagaacccacaatactctattgctccacgtcagtatgttgtccagccaccaagacaccccagaaggcgagcaccagcACCACAAAATTTCCACCAgcttccacaaaattttcaagtgccctataacccacatccaagccaggggtataaaggggaacaaaggttgaaagataattttacaccaataggagagtcctatgcaagtaTGTTtcagaaattaaagcattatgacatgattgcacctattcctccaaatcatgtggacccacgtgcaagaagctttgatcattctaaaaggtgtgaataccattccaatgcccatgggcacaatgttgaaagttgtcgggatttgaaaagagaaatagtaaGGATTATCCAGGAAAAACAgattgtgatccaagataatGACACCAGAATATTACGCAGAATCCTTTacatgcacatgatgatgcacactttgtag